Proteins encoded together in one Mugil cephalus isolate CIBA_MC_2020 chromosome 16, CIBA_Mcephalus_1.1, whole genome shotgun sequence window:
- the psmd11b gene encoding 26S proteasome non-ATPase regulatory subunit 11B, translated as MAAAAVVEFQRAQSLISTDRNASIDILHSIVRRDVQENDEEAVRVKEQSILELGTLLAKTGQAAELGGLLKFVRPFLISISKAKAARLVRSLLDLFLDMEAATGQEVELCLECIEWAKAEKRTFLRQALEARLISLYFDTKRYQEALALGSQLLQELKKMDDKALLVEVQLLESKTYHALSNLPKARAALTSARTTANAIYCPPKLQAALDMQSGIIHAAEEKDWKTAYSYFFEAFEGYDSIDSPRAITALKYMLLCKIVLNLPEEVQALISGKLALRYAGRQTDALKCVAQASKNRSLADFEKALTEYRAELRDDPIINTHLAKLYDNLLEQNLIRVIEPFSRVQIEHISGLIKLSKGDVERKLSQMILDKKFHGILDQGEGVLIIFEEPPVDKTYEAALETIQNMSKVVDSLYNKAKKLT; from the exons ATGGCGGCTGCAGCAGTGGTTGAATTTCAGAGAGCCCAGTCTCTCATTAGCACGGATCGGAACGCCTCTATCGACATCCTACATTCAATAG tGCGGAGAGATGTTCAGGAGAACGATGAGGAAGCCGTCAGGGTTAAAGAGCAAAGCATCCTGGAGCTGGGGACCCTCCTGGCAAAGACGGGACAGGCTGCAG AGCTGGGGGGGCTGCTGAAATTTGTGAGGCCATTCCTGATTTCCATCAGCAAGGCCAAGGCAGCTCGGCTCGTCCGCTCCCTGTTGGATCTCTTCCTCGACATGGAGGCGGCGACGGGGCAGGAGGTCGAGCTGTGTCTTGAGTGCATCGAGTGGGCCAAGGCCGAGAAGAGGACCTTCTTACGGCAGGCTCTGGAG GCTCGGCTGATCTCACTCTATTTTGACACCAAAAGATACCAGGAGGCCTTGGCTCTGG GCTCCCAGTTGCTCCAGGAGCTGAAAAAGATGGATGACAAAGCTCTGCTGGTGGAGGTTCAGCTGCTAGAAAGCAAGACGTACCACGCTCTCAGTAATCTGCCCAAGGCCCGCGCAGCCCTCACCTCAGCCAGGACCACCGCCAACGCCATCTACTGTCCCCCGAAGCTCCAGGCAGCTCTGGACATGCAGTCAG GGATCATCCAcgcagcagaggagaaagactGGAAGACGGCCTACTCCTACTTCTTCGAGGCCTTCGAGGGCTACGACTCCATCGACAGTCCCCGGGCCATCACAGCCCTGAAATACATGCTTCTGTGCAAAATTGTGCTCAACTT aCCAGAGGAGGTACAAGCTCTGATCAGCGGTAAACTGGCCCTGCGATACGCCGGCAGACAG ACAGATGCACTGAAATGTGTTGCCCAGGCCAGCAAGAACAGATCATTAGCAGACTTTGAGAAG GCCCTCACAGAGTACAGAGCAGAACTGAGGGACGACCCCATCATCAACACTCACCTGGCCAAACTGTACGACAACCTGCTGGAACAAAACCTCATCCGAGTCATTGAACCATTTTCCAGAGTACAG ATTGAACACATATCAGGTCTAATCAAACTATCAAAG ggcGACGTTGAGAGGAAATTATCACAGATGATTCTGGACAAAAAGTTTCACG GAATCCTTGACCAGGGCGAAGGCGTCCTGATCATATTCGAAGAACCCCCAGTGGACAAAACATACGAGGCAGCCTTGGAAACCATTCAGAACATGAGCAAAGTTGTGGACTCGCTGTACAACAAAGCCAAGAAGCTGACATAG
- the cdk5r1b gene encoding cyclin-dependent kinase 5 activator 1b: MGTVLSLSPSYRKAALFEDGPATVGHYTAVQNSKNAKDKNLKRHSLINVLPWKRIVAVSAKKKGSKKVQPNGTYQNNVTHLNNENLKKSQSCANLSTFAQDQSTPALTKSSNNTASSVKKAPLTNSNVAPGSPKRVIVQASTSELLRCLGEFLCRRCYRLKHLSPTDPVLWLRSVDRSLLLQGWQDQGFITPANVVFVYMLCRDVVSSEVATEHELQAVLLTCLYLSYSYMGNEISYPLKPFLVESSKETFWDRCLSIINLMSTKMLQINSDPHYFTQVFADLKNESQKEEERSRLLIGLDR, from the coding sequence ATGGGAACCGTGCTGTCTTTGTCCCCCAGCTACCGAAAGGCGGCCCTGTTCGAAGACGGGCCGGCCACCGTGGGCCACTACACGGCCGTCCAGAACAGCAAGAACGCCAAGGACAAGAACCTGAAGCGGCACTCGCTCATCAACGTGCTGCCGTGGAAGCGGATTGTGGCCGTGTCGGCCAAGAAGAAGGGCTCCAAGAAGGTGCAGCCCAACGGCACGTACCAGAACAATGTCACCCACCTGAACAACGAGAACCTGAAGAAGTCGCAGTCCTGCGCCAACCTGTCCACCTTCGCCCAGGACCAGAGCACTCCGGCCCTCACCAAGAGCTCCAACAACACGGCCTCTTCGGTCAAGAAGGCCCCCCTGACCAACTCCAACGTGGCCCCCGGGAGCCCGAAGAGGGTGATCGTCCAGGCCTCCACCAGCGAGCTGCTGCGCTGCCTCGGGGAGTTCCTGTGCCGGCGCTGCTACCGGCTGAAGCACCTGTCACCCACTGACCCGGTGCTGTGGCTGCGCAGCGTGGACCGCTCCCTGCTGCTGCAAGGCTGGCAGGACCAGGGCTTCATCACCCCCGCCAACGTGGTCTTCGTCTACATGCTGTGCCGCGACGTGGTCTCCTCCGAGGTGGCCACGGAGCACGAGCTGCAGGCCGTGCTGCTCACCTGCCTCTACCTGTCCTACTCCTACATGGGCAACGAGATCTCCTACCCGCTCAAGCCCTTCCTGGTGGAGAGCTCCAAGGAGACGTTCTGGGACCGCTGCCTGTCCATCATCAACCTGATGAGCACCAAGATGCTCCAGATCAACTCCGACCCCCACTACTTCACTCAGGTGTTCGCCGACCTGAAGAACGAGAgccagaaggaggaggagaggagccgCCTGCTCATCGGCCTGGACCGGTGA